One Brachyhypopomus gauderio isolate BG-103 unplaced genomic scaffold, BGAUD_0.2 sc260, whole genome shotgun sequence genomic region harbors:
- the bcor gene encoding LOW QUALITY PROTEIN: BCL-6 corepressor (The sequence of the model RefSeq protein was modified relative to this genomic sequence to represent the inferred CDS: inserted 2 bases in 1 codon; deleted 2 bases in 2 codons), translated as MVDASAACRMNPLAALGIDRSSLMRENLHVHGSMVYPPGIRTLQTEKSYVGDRIPELLYKPDVSLDSRKATNGYVGLYKSPPPGIQKPLVVPGAGTDTLGLDRHVAPVDKSSELGLNGGSSSYLRLPWVSPYHDAGMYPFLDSSKYAALNMYKASFMSQPSPYLPQHLAYQSLCAGAGGSAAGAERLFYMPPYPPTPISSPLPPPLRIPTATVAPTALSPLVHHQDKTLQSIGPRIHHEPSAFGQQPLHQHTQSHHQPQNERQHSSSGSISNCGSSKSHRTPSSKSSTSNNSSSTNSSSSCSSGSNTSVTCSSSVSIPVDSSPSLLMQTPRSASRPSQPPGAPPPLVDSTLDFQKSVFRSPSSSLSSSSSPAVSHPFYMSQEHRSPIRPASQKPKSKEGSSEQHRGGGNERKGCSSPVKTSSEKPTQQGPTTKDPADKPLDLSSKIMDFDGPPNGFPPSKLEALAKLGYSPSSRYGLPPNRELLKETLSPSSSAVSTSCKTPERPEIISTLPSSWVVPSTAQTLSSESNHSKGSTVIKNKNLEHVISQPRSSSCPRIGEPNNGAVPNPAPVVVTSACRPSSASPSPKVNGDWPKSAPTPPEKPPPTNRGGGQSSASKLAKTPKKPETPEIGFKPQQPHIENGHPPSHLYMAQGESYMPSSLAYANRYLPYSVPESMSLPHLPLSSKGPVYPHPVLLSNSGLYSTRLPHKPALPYGIPPSHGDYLTYHDSQEMVHPLMSPRLPLDPKVNERLELRSRPQEKTWQHEESPYKQQSASDTDTRYRSERESEGPEVLGSKPQSKPHTASKEEIVCIDLAQDDTDGSPEPDKYSATPAKQREPGKPAGSGTGDGTGSAGNSEGKVPELMQILRSGQPVESKPAEPDRRPEPRSPCEPQEQPESPVQSPGEEESSSERSPLPPLLEEQTLRCARTSGDRVRPDAANFKPDRHHAIRQYMDLGKERPENTDSHEDEEDGHGCSKSKRSSLAKRIANSSGYVGDRFKCVTTELYADSSKLSREQRALQMDVLAAEDSNLSQPASNCERAMMRFSELELKEKEGCTPGPGQGRERGLADTQHRDVECEQTLHCSRPLACRTEPSELHNGGNRVPVLQRCGPLPDSRPRPHTPALTMVATAMPRKRTLTMEPVQARVDGPASAESVREAERANECERRRGRRRARVPAKRAQLMSAVSGEAWRQPSEQEVKNLKVCIELTGLRLSKPHQLQSLQELWARQGALTHGKPRPATFGPAPVPAPSAAVGPGGPGAEGAARALPPGGRHGPALRGEAEQGGRRAGQGSEASGGGGERMEGDAGIPGRRHSVLAWLLCWRFIKSLQAWTWFRLFPESALRTPRVSPRRPLPRLSDKRLRLKERRKSGSSXPSPDPADDLSPRLRRHGDPEKPKGKRQCKTKHLGQRELRTIAPPANEECSELCPSHPLKVVKRCAPKRSASPSDYEPTPVKPRPASPALPAAHPPRHPPPATPAVATPPVPSPAPVPAETPASRPMPPEARRLIVNKNAGETLLQRAARLGYEVSRFGCACVRASVCVCACACVCVCERVRVFFCSRCLTSL; from the exons ATG GTGGATGCAAGTGCGGCGTGCAGAATGAACCCTCTGGCAGCACTTGGCATTGATCGTAGCAGCCTGATGCGGGAGAACCTCCATGTTCACGGGAGCATGGTTTATCCACCGGGAATCCGCACCTTGCAGACAGAGAAGAGCTACGTTGGAGACCGCATCCCAGAATTACTCTATAAACCCGATGTGTCGTTGGACAGCAGAAAGGCCACCAATGGTTATGTAGGACTTTATAAAAGCCCCCCACCAGGGATTCAGAAGCCACTGGTCGTGCCAGGGGCTGGTACAGACACACTGGGGTTGGATAGGCACGTTGCCCCTGTGGATAAGTCCTCAGAGCTGGGCTTAAACGGCGGCAGCAGCAGTTACCTGCGACTCCCATGGGTGAGCCCTTACCACGATGCTGGAATGTACCCCTTCCTAGATTCCAGCAAGTATGCTGCGCTGAATATGTACAAAGCATCATTCATGTCGCAGCCGTCGCCGTACCTGCCCCAACACCTGGCCTACCAGTCACTTTGTGCCGGGGCAGGAGGGAGTGCAGCAGGTGCCGAGCGCTTGTTCTACATGCCCCcttacccacccacccccattTCATCTCCGCTTCCCCCTCCTCTGAGGATCCCCACTGCCACGGTCGCTCCTACGGCACTCTCGCCACTAGTGCATCATCAGGACAAAACCTTACAGAGCATCGGCCCGAGGATTCACCACGAGCCTTCAGCGTTTGGGCAGCAACCCTTGCATCAGCACACCCAATCCCACCACCAGCCACAGAACGAGAGGCAGCACTCGAGTAGTGGAAGTATTAGCAACTGTGGCAGCAGCAAGTCCCATCGAACCCCTTCCAGCAAGAGCTCGACCAGCAACAACAGCAGTAGTACTAATAGTAGTAGCAGCTGCAGCAGTGGTAGTAACACCAGTGTAACCTGCAGTTCCAGTGTGAGTATCCCAGTAGACTCAAGCCCTTCTCTGTTGATGCAGACACCCCGTTCCGCTTCTCGCCCCTCCCAGCCCCCGGGTGCTCCCCCGCCACTTGTGGACAGCACTTTAGACTTCCAAAAGTCTGTATTTCGGAGTCCTTCATCCTCATTGTCCTCCTCATCTTCTCCGGCAGTCTCTCACCCCTTCTACATGTCGCAGGAGCATCGATCCCCAATAAGGCCAGCCAGTCAAAAGCCCAAATCTAAAGAAGGGAGCTCAGAGCAGCACAGAGGTGGAGGAAATGAGAGGAAAGGCTGTAGCTCACCTGTGAAAACTTCCTCTGAGAAACCCACACAGCAGGGGCCCACTACCAAAGACCCAGCAGACAAGCCTTTAGACCTGTCGTCCAAAATCATGGATTTTGATGGCCCTCCTAATGGATTCCCCCCTTCAAAACTGGAAGCTTTGGCAAAGCTGGGCTACTCCCCCAGCTCTCGTTATGGACTTCCACCAAACAGAGAGCTTCTGAAAGAGACCCTTTCTCCATCATCCTCCGCTGTCAGCACTTCTTGTAAAACTCCAGAGAGGCCTGAGATTATTAGCACTTTACCCTCTTCCTGGGTGGTGCCAAGCACAGCCCAGACGCTCAGCTCTGAATCCAACCACAGCAAAGGTTCTACGGTTATCAAAAACAAGAATCTGGAGCATGTCATCTCACAGCCAAGGAGTTCTTCCTGTCCACGGATTGGTGAACCCAACAATGGTGCTGTCCCCAACCCTGCTCCTGTGGTCGTGACTTCGGCTTGTCGACCATCATCGGCCTCCCCTTCCCCGAAGGTTAACGGCGATTGGCCCAAGTCTGCACCGACCCCGCCCGAGAAACCACCACCTACTAATCGGGGAGGTGGTCAGTCGTCAGCCTCAAAGCTTGCAAAGACTCCCAAAAAACCCGAAACACCTGAAATTGGCTTCAAACCCCAGCAGCCACACATAGAAAATGGACATCCTCCCAGTCACCTCTACATGGCCCAAGGTGAAAGCTACATGCCCAGCAGCTTGGCGTATGCCAACAGATACCTCCCTTACTCTGTTCCAGAGAGCATGTCCCTCCCACACTTGCCACTGTCCAGTAAGGGGCCGGTATACCCTCACCCAGTCCTGCTGAGCAACAGTGGCCTATATTCTACTCGTTTGCCTCATAAGCCTGCCCTTCCTTATGGAATACCACCCAGTCATGGAGACTATCTAACCTACCATGACTCGCAGGAGATGGTTCATCCCCTGATGTCTCCCCGCTTGCCTCTCGACCCAAAAGTCAATGAGCGTCTTGAACTGAGGTCCAGACCTCAGGAGAAAACTTGGCAACACGAGGAGTCTCCATACAAGCAGCAGAGTGCCTCTGACACGGACACGCGCTACAGATCTGAGAGGGAGTCAGAGGGGCCAGAAGTTCTGGGCTCCAAGCCTCAGAGCAAACCCCACACAGCGAGCAAAGAGGAGATCGTCTGCATCGACCTGGCCCAAGACGACACAGATGGCAGTCCTGAGCCAGACAAGTACAGCGCTACGCCTGCCAAGCAGAGAGAGCCCGGCAAGCCAGCCGGCAGCGGGACAGGCGACGGGACCGGGAGCGCTGGTAATTCCGAAGGGAAGGTGCCAGAACTCATGCAGATCCTGCGCTCTGGCCAGCCGGTCGAATCCAAGCCAGCTGAGCCTGATCGGCGTCCAGAGCCCCGCAGCCCTTGTGAGCCACAGGAGCAGCCCGAGTCTCCCGTGCAAAGCCCGGGTGAGGAGGAGAGCTCCAGCGAGCGcagccccctccctcccttGCTGGAGGAGCAGACCCTGCGCTGCGCCAGGACCTCTGGCGACAGGGTGCGACCGGACGCTGCGAATTTCAAACCCGATCGGCACCACGCCATTCGGCAGTACATGGATCTGGGCAAGGAGCGACCAGAGAACACAGACTCTCACGAGGACGAGGAAGATGGGCACGGCTGCTCTAAAAGCAAGCGATCCAGTCTGGCAAAGAGGATAGCCAATTCGTCCGGCTACGTGGGTGACCGTTTCAAGTGTGTTACCACTGAGCTTTACGCGGACTCCAGTAAATTGAGTCGGGAACAGCGGGCGCTTCAG ATGGATGTCCTAGCTGCAGAGGACAGTAATTTAAGTCAACCAGCATCTAACTGTGAG cGTGCGATGATGCGTTTCTCGGAGCTGGAGCTGAAGGAGAAAGAGGGCTGCACCCCGGGGCCGGGACAGGGGCGAGAGAGGGGTCTGGCGGACACCCAACACAGGGACGTGGAGTGTGAGCAAACCCTGCACTGCTCCAGACCCCTGGCGTGCCGGACCGAGCCGTCAGAGCTGCACAACG gtgggAACCGGGTGCCCGTCCTGCAGCGCTGTGGCCCGCTCCCTGACAGCAGGCCCAGACCCCACACGCCCGCCCTCACTATGGTAGCCACGGCCATGCCCCGGAAGCGCACGCTAACCATGGAGCCGGTCCAAGCCCGGGTCGACGGTCCTGCCTCGGCCGAG AGCGTGAGGGAGGCGGAGAGGGCGAACGAGtgcgagagaaggagagggaggaggagggccCGGGTCCCGGCCAAAAGAGCCCAGCTGATGTCAG CCGTGTCGGGCGAGGCGTGGCGCCAGCCGTCCGAGCAGGAGGTGAAGAACCTGAAGGTGTGTATCGAGCTGACGGGCCTGCGACTGAGCAAACCGCACCAGCTGCAGAGCCTTCAGGAGCTGTGGGCGCGGCAGGGGGCGTTAACCCACGGCAAGCCCCGCCCTGCCACCTTCGGCCCCGCCCCTGTCCCCGCCCCCTCTGCTGCCGTCGGCCCCGGCGGGCCAGGCGCGGAGGGAGCAGCCCGAGCCCTGCCCCCCGGAGGCCGCCATGGCCCCGCCCTGCGCGGAGAGGCGGAGCAAGGCGGGCGGAGAGCCGGACAAGGGAGCGAGGCatcgggtggaggaggagagaggatggagggagacgCTGGGATACCCGGACGGAGACACAG TGTCTTGGCTTGGCTGTTGTGTTGGCGTTTTATCAAGAGTCTGCAGGCATGGACT TGGTTCCGGTTGTTTCCGGAGTCTGCTCTCCGGACGCCCCGTGTAAGCCCCCGCCGGCCCCTTCCCCGCCTGTCCGACAAGCGCCTGAGGCTCAAGGAACGTCGCAAGAGTGGTTCCTC CCCCTCGCCTGACCCTGCCGACGACCTTTCACCCCGCCTGCGTCGCCACGGCGATCCAGAGAAGCCCAAGGGCAAGCGGCAGTGCAAGACCAAGCACCTCGGCCAACGGGAGCTCAGGACGATCGCGCCACCGGCCAATGAGGAGTGCTCCGAGCTCTGCCCCTCCCACCCGCTCAAG GTTGTGAAGCGCTGTGCACCGAAGCGTTCGGCCTCCCCCTCTGATTACGAGCCGACCCCGGTCAAACCTCGCCCCGCCTCCCCCGCGTTGCCCGCCGCCCACCCCCCTCGCCACCCTCCCCCGGCTACGCCCGCTGTGGCCACGCCGCCGGTGCCCTCGCCCGCCCCGGTGCCCGCGGAGACGCCCGCCAGCCGCCCCATGCCCCCTGAGGCCCGCAGGCTGATCGTCAAC AAAAACGCTGGCGAGACTCTGCTCCAGAGAGCAGCACGCCTTGGCTACGAGGTAAGCCGCTttgggtgtgcgtgcgtgcgtgcgagtgtgtgtgtgtgtgcgtgtgcgtgtgtgtgtgtgtgtgagcgtgtgcgtgtgtttttctgcTCACGTTGCCTCACTTCCTTGTAG